A single window of Amphiura filiformis chromosome 17, Afil_fr2py, whole genome shotgun sequence DNA harbors:
- the LOC140137926 gene encoding ciliary microtubule associated protein 1A-like — protein MSEWSPTKPRGPIAAMFASPGPRYALPSNTGHGEHDIRKKKAPAYSFGTKHAKFTDDCSPGPSYLVNPRISRHGHSGEPHYSLYSRPNDAKRFSTPGPGKYSPEKAGQSARFSAPAYSLRSRTKGSKFDKSPAPNNYSLPGILGGRSIAKHSAPVFSMRGRSKIGSFDEDLQRTPGPGTYTVISPNIYRDRKPMYSMTGRNQLPSDATRKPGPGAHSPEKVFINKNSRPLYSFGIRHSEYITPLITEPTEC, from the exons ATGTCTGAATGGTCACCAACCAAACCTCGTGGCCCCATTGCGGCTATGTTTGCCAGCCCTGGCCCTCGTTATGCCTTGCCAAGCAACACCGGACATGGTGAACACGACATCAGGAAAAAGAAGGCGCCAGCATACAGTTTTGGCACAAAACACGCTAAATTCACAGACGACTGCAGTCCTGGACCTAGCTATCTAGTCAACCCACGCATCTCACGTCATGGACACAGTGGCGAGCCACATTATTCACTCTACAGTCGACCAAATGATGCCAAGAGATTTAGCACCCCGGGACCAGGAAAATACTCACCAGAGAAAGCGGGACAGTCAGCACGATTCTCGGCTCCAGCCTACTCCCTCAGATCAAGAACGAAAGGATCCAAGTTTGACAAATCACCAG CACCAAATAACTACTCTCTTCCTGGTATTCTTGGTGGACGATCAATTGCCAAGCACTCTGCACCAGTATTTAGTATGAGAGGACGAAGCAAGATTGGCAGCTTTGATGAAGATCTGCAAAGAACACCAGGACCAGGAACATACACAGTGATCAGCCCTAACATCTACAGAGATAGAAAACCAATGTACTCAATGACAGGAAGGAATCAACTTCCTAGCGATGCAACAAGAAAACCAGGTCCAGGAGCACATAGTCCAGAAAAG GTGTTCATCAACAAGAATTCCAGGCCGCTGTATTCGTTTGGTATTAGACATTCAGAATACATCACACCTTTAATAACAGAACCTACCGAGTGTT AA